A window from Desulfuromonadaceae bacterium encodes these proteins:
- a CDS encoding ATPase has translation MEKVLMAFAAALAVGLPALATAWAQSRIGSAGAGTLAEKPELTGTIIILLAIPETMVILGFVVAAMILVL, from the coding sequence ATGGAAAAAGTATTGATGGCTTTTGCTGCCGCTTTGGCAGTAGGACTCCCCGCCCTGGCAACCGCCTGGGCCCAGTCACGCATTGGCTCGGCCGGAGCCGGAACCCTGGCGGAAAAACCTGAGTTGACCGGAACAATCATCATCCTGCTGGCGATTCCCGAAACCATGGTGATTCTTGGTTTTGTTGTCGCGGCAATGATTCTGGTGCTCTGA
- a CDS encoding type II toxin-antitoxin system HipA family toxin has product MSAIAQVNLWGRTIGAVALDEGTGIASFEYDEAFIRSGIEISPLRMPLDRRVYTFPNLSRGTFHGLPGLLADSLPDRFGNALIDAWLATEGRPPESFDAVERLCYTGTRGMGALEYAPGLGPKARKTTRIDIDALVELVSEILTHRNNLQASFGDDQSKENALRNILRVGTSAGGARAKAVIAWNPATNEVRSGQLRADPGFEHWLLKFDGVSGNKDKEMDDPKGYGAIEYAYYKMATDARITMNPCQLLEENGRRNFMTRRFDRNSDGGKIHMQSLGAMAHFDYNLPGAYSYEQALLVIRQLGLPMDDIEEMFRRMAFNIIARNQDDHVKNIAFLMDKTGKWSLAPAFDMTYSFQPTGKWTSTHQMTLNGKCDGFTLADFRACAESASMKRGRAETILEQVRGAVARWMDYAEDARVDSKWRDKIAGTLRIEGF; this is encoded by the coding sequence ATGAGCGCCATCGCTCAGGTTAATCTGTGGGGCCGCACCATCGGTGCCGTTGCTCTCGATGAAGGGACAGGGATTGCTTCCTTCGAATATGATGAAGCATTTATCCGCAGCGGTATCGAAATTTCGCCATTGCGCATGCCTCTTGATCGTCGTGTTTATACCTTCCCTAACTTGTCGAGAGGAACTTTCCACGGACTGCCCGGCCTGCTTGCGGACTCGCTGCCGGACCGGTTCGGCAATGCCCTGATCGACGCATGGCTGGCGACGGAAGGCCGACCCCCGGAAAGCTTCGATGCGGTTGAGCGCTTGTGCTATACCGGGACACGCGGCATGGGGGCCCTGGAATACGCGCCGGGACTCGGCCCGAAAGCGCGCAAAACGACCCGGATTGATATTGACGCATTGGTCGAGCTTGTCTCCGAGATCCTGACACATCGCAACAATTTGCAGGCGTCATTCGGTGACGACCAAAGCAAGGAAAACGCTTTACGGAATATTCTGCGGGTCGGAACCTCGGCCGGCGGGGCACGTGCCAAAGCCGTCATTGCCTGGAATCCGGCAACCAACGAGGTGCGCTCTGGCCAGCTGCGGGCAGACCCGGGTTTCGAACATTGGTTGCTCAAGTTCGACGGCGTGTCCGGCAACAAGGACAAGGAAATGGACGACCCGAAGGGGTATGGTGCCATTGAGTATGCGTATTACAAGATGGCAACGGACGCCCGCATCACCATGAACCCATGCCAACTGCTTGAAGAAAATGGTCGGCGGAATTTCATGACCCGCCGCTTTGATCGCAACAGCGACGGAGGCAAAATTCACATGCAGTCACTCGGCGCGATGGCCCATTTCGATTACAACCTGCCGGGGGCCTACTCTTACGAGCAGGCGCTGCTGGTTATTCGGCAATTAGGGCTGCCCATGGACGACATCGAAGAGATGTTCAGAAGGATGGCGTTTAACATCATCGCCCGCAACCAGGACGATCATGTCAAAAACATTGCCTTCCTGATGGATAAAACCGGAAAATGGTCACTTGCTCCGGCCTTTGATATGACCTACAGTTTTCAGCCGACCGGCAAGTGGACATCAACCCACCAGATGACGCTGAACGGAAAGTGCGACGGGTTTACTCTCGCCGACTTCAGGGCCTGTGCCGAATCGGCTTCCATGAAACGCGGTCGCGCCGAAACAATCCTTGAGCAGGTGCGGGGCGCTGTTGCTCGTTGGATGGATTATGCGGAGGACGCCAGAGTTGACTCTAAGTGGAGGGATAAAATTGCGGGCACCCTGCGTATTGAAGGATTCTGA
- a CDS encoding V-type ATP synthase subunit D: MIQATRTNLLLLKERRHAVINCTTILKGRRQALIKKFLEIGRPLITSREETRQHYGQGIDALQTSIGLEGQDYIASLALISQRHLGVTVTQTNILGLHYYDLQEVESVRRTLVERGYDYPSTTPRLDETLHLFETIIEEMLAMARYEGMFRRIGDELLRVTRRIRVLEERVQPALKSEIKDITHYLAERERETYYRMKLFKKRATGGRQH; encoded by the coding sequence ATGATTCAGGCCACTCGCACGAATTTGTTGCTGCTCAAAGAACGTCGTCATGCGGTGATCAACTGCACCACAATCCTCAAGGGACGGCGTCAGGCACTGATCAAAAAATTTCTGGAGATCGGTCGTCCCCTGATCACCTCGCGTGAGGAAACCCGACAGCATTACGGGCAGGGAATCGACGCACTGCAAACCTCGATCGGGCTGGAGGGGCAGGACTATATTGCTTCGCTGGCACTGATCAGTCAACGCCATCTGGGGGTCACGGTAACGCAGACGAACATCCTCGGGCTGCATTATTACGATCTGCAGGAGGTCGAAAGCGTGCGCCGGACTTTAGTTGAGCGTGGCTATGATTACCCGTCAACCACCCCCCGTCTTGATGAAACGCTGCATCTATTTGAAACAATTATCGAGGAAATGCTGGCCATGGCGCGTTATGAAGGGATGTTCCGGCGGATCGGCGACGAGTTGCTGCGGGTAACACGGCGGATCAGGGTGCTGGAAGAACGCGTCCAACCGGCATTAAAAAGTGAGATCAAAGATATTACCCACTATCTGGCTGAGCGTGAACGGGAGACCTATTACCGGATGAAACTGTTCAAAAAGCGGGCGACCGGCGGACGGCAACACTGA
- a CDS encoding CBS domain-containing protein, translating into MSEVNLLFQPVKYYCRNTVASCAHTDSVLQVAAAMREQKISSMVVCEASQPIGILTDRDLRNKIVAEGIDPTTLSAGEIMNKPLITVPEDAFIFEALYTISRNNIHRVCVVDKDHRLVGIITDSDILQLQTHSPQKLVRDIEEAQSINELKERHRQIQGLVLHLIGTGVPTRDLVTMIAHLNDQLLLRLITLLRTQKFANVTNRFAFIVLGSEGRREQTLTTDQDNAIIYADDLTPEEVDQVKLFSHALIDALIDIGVPACPGGIMAKNDLWRRSHAAWNAILQKWLEMPTPENILTGSMFFDLRTVYGDRGFEREIKAWLATHFSKDKRFLMHAAANAVRFRTPVGLFGRIKVEREGEHRGKIDIKKTGIFTVTEGVKALALEAGVMEGGTIERIQGLVKASVFKQSVADDLEASYNFLVFLRLRCQVEALRAGREANNYISIGRLNHMEKGRLKLAFEEINKFHELLRSHFMLQLLR; encoded by the coding sequence ATGTCCGAAGTGAACCTGCTTTTTCAGCCTGTCAAATACTACTGCCGCAATACCGTTGCAAGCTGTGCGCATACAGATTCTGTATTGCAGGTCGCTGCGGCCATGCGTGAGCAGAAGATATCGAGCATGGTCGTCTGTGAAGCGTCGCAACCGATCGGCATCCTTACGGATCGTGATCTGCGTAACAAAATTGTGGCGGAGGGGATTGATCCGACAACCCTCAGCGCCGGCGAAATCATGAACAAGCCATTAATCACCGTCCCGGAAGATGCTTTTATTTTTGAAGCCCTGTACACCATTTCGCGCAACAATATTCACCGCGTCTGTGTCGTCGACAAGGATCATCGCCTGGTCGGAATCATTACCGATTCAGACATTTTGCAGTTGCAGACCCATTCACCGCAAAAGCTGGTCAGGGACATTGAAGAGGCACAATCGATCAATGAGCTGAAGGAGCGCCACCGCCAGATTCAGGGGTTGGTGCTGCATCTGATCGGCACCGGCGTCCCCACGCGTGATCTGGTGACGATGATCGCCCACCTCAACGATCAGTTGCTGCTGCGTTTGATTACCCTGCTGCGCACCCAGAAGTTTGCCAATGTGACCAATCGCTTTGCATTTATCGTCCTCGGCAGCGAAGGCCGCCGTGAGCAAACGCTGACCACGGACCAGGATAATGCCATTATTTACGCGGACGACTTGACTCCAGAAGAGGTAGACCAGGTCAAACTGTTTTCACATGCCTTGATCGATGCCCTGATCGATATCGGGGTTCCCGCATGTCCCGGCGGAATCATGGCGAAAAACGATCTCTGGCGACGCAGTCATGCTGCCTGGAATGCCATTCTGCAAAAATGGCTGGAGATGCCGACCCCTGAAAACATTCTGACCGGAAGTATGTTTTTTGATTTACGCACAGTTTATGGTGATCGCGGATTTGAGCGCGAGATCAAAGCGTGGCTGGCAACGCATTTCAGCAAAGACAAGCGGTTTCTTATGCATGCGGCGGCAAATGCCGTCCGCTTCAGGACGCCGGTCGGCCTTTTCGGCAGGATCAAGGTCGAACGTGAAGGAGAGCATCGGGGCAAAATCGATATCAAAAAAACCGGCATTTTCACTGTCACCGAGGGGGTCAAGGCATTGGCTCTTGAGGCCGGGGTTATGGAGGGGGGAACGATCGAACGCATTCAGGGGTTGGTCAAGGCAAGTGTTTTCAAGCAGAGTGTGGCCGATGACCTCGAAGCCAGTTACAATTTTCTGGTCTTTTTGCGCCTGCGCTGCCAGGTCGAGGCTCTGCGTGCCGGTCGCGAAGCAAACAATTACATCAGCATCGGCAGACTCAATCACATGGAAAAAGGGCGTCTGAAACTGGCTTTTGAAGAAATCAATAAATTTCATGAACTTCTCCGCAGTCATTTTATGCTGCAACTGTTACGTTAA
- a CDS encoding ATPase, whose product MSKVVFITADDARYGFSLAGTQQLTTAPEQAEELLCRTIGDSSVAVVVIDERLVQSIESRRFSELERHWRGLLVTLPTPKRDVRGEEDYLQRLIRRVLGYHVRLQL is encoded by the coding sequence ATGAGCAAGGTCGTCTTTATCACTGCCGATGATGCCCGCTACGGGTTCAGCCTGGCCGGCACGCAACAATTAACAACCGCACCGGAACAGGCAGAAGAGCTCCTCTGCCGAACCATCGGCGACAGTAGCGTGGCGGTCGTGGTCATCGACGAGCGACTGGTGCAGTCGATTGAGTCCAGACGTTTCAGCGAACTCGAAAGACACTGGCGAGGGCTGTTGGTGACCTTGCCGACACCAAAAAGAGATGTCCGGGGCGAGGAAGATTATCTGCAACGGCTGATCAGGCGGGTACTGGGTTATCATGTGAGGCTGCAACTATGA
- a CDS encoding V-type proton ATPase subunit E gives MAQQELENALCHEGEDQARAIWQRIEMEASQLRDATRQSVEQQRQTAVVRWQREANMVHEKALSVARRESQNCRLHAEDAVARRMKTLALELLSELAGAEGSALFEALAAELPDHPWQQVRVHPRDQEQARKIFPAAEIMADEKISGGLEVVSADDRIHICNTLGKRLEHLWPQLLAELMHELRQIAGDDEPLD, from the coding sequence ATGGCCCAACAAGAACTTGAAAATGCCTTGTGCCACGAAGGGGAAGATCAGGCGCGCGCCATCTGGCAACGCATTGAGATGGAGGCCTCACAACTGCGCGATGCCACCCGCCAAAGCGTTGAGCAACAACGGCAGACGGCCGTTGTGCGCTGGCAACGCGAGGCTAACATGGTGCATGAAAAAGCTCTTTCCGTTGCCCGCAGGGAGTCCCAGAACTGTCGACTTCACGCCGAGGATGCCGTGGCGCGACGCATGAAAACACTGGCCCTGGAACTGCTCTCTGAACTGGCAGGGGCTGAGGGTTCCGCCCTTTTCGAAGCGCTGGCAGCCGAGCTTCCCGACCACCCCTGGCAGCAGGTCAGGGTTCATCCTCGTGATCAGGAACAGGCACGCAAAATATTCCCAGCTGCTGAAATCATGGCCGACGAAAAGATCAGCGGTGGGCTGGAAGTCGTCAGTGCCGACGATAGAATTCATATCTGCAACACACTGGGAAAACGCCTTGAACATCTTTGGCCGCAGCTTCTTGCTGAGCTGATGCATGAGCTGCGGCAGATCGCCGGTGACGATGAACCTCTTGATTGA
- a CDS encoding ATPase — MSKIEIVGPKQRLLTTLDLLRDKGVFHPEADIHSFVSREDEVNIRELLLDEATVGEKLFFVSLHERISTLLACLPDIPSRTSYLHPLPIIDVLNELVKKHLVICKNWQKESQQLQEKVENLSRQLRFWMVLEPLVAEVSDNSQLIFFGITIRNPAEIPALQALLEKHSQGRIRLTTATVDDESTVGLITTDQEMEEPLRKLLASEQVPELSLPEELAELPFREKISALDNLYQQARQRLTTLTAETETFARRWLPIYRQSLDWLDERIALYQSTASAYETRQCFLVHGWMPSEDVAMLQQHLTEHFHGEVVLTVKEMCQEDLDRVPVLLRNPLYFKPFELFARLLPLPRYSSYDPTPFLGLFFPLLFGMILGDIGYGALLALLAGLLIYSCPTHPNVVDGAKILGASAAYTLVFGLLFGELFGDLGERVWHLQPLWLERSQAIVPMIAFSISVGAAHILFGLALGIHYDCKRHLQREALVKSITLLLIILGGIWLLGFQFLDLGKLMVPLLTAILLLLPALIVVGGLLAPLELLKSFGNIVSYVRIMAIGLCSVMLAQIANQLGGMSGNVFAGILVAGVLHFFNLLLGVFAPTVHALRLHYVEFFSKFLDLGGQQFKPLHRKNSGSHK; from the coding sequence ATGTCAAAAATTGAAATTGTCGGGCCCAAGCAGCGCCTCCTGACGACCCTGGATCTGTTACGCGACAAGGGGGTTTTTCATCCTGAAGCTGATATTCACAGCTTCGTCTCGCGTGAAGATGAAGTCAACATCAGGGAATTATTGCTCGACGAAGCTACCGTTGGCGAAAAACTTTTTTTTGTATCATTGCACGAACGCATCTCCACCTTGCTGGCCTGTCTGCCCGACATCCCCTCCCGCACCAGTTACCTGCACCCCCTGCCGATCATCGATGTGCTGAACGAACTGGTCAAGAAACATCTGGTGATCTGTAAAAACTGGCAGAAAGAATCGCAGCAGCTGCAGGAAAAGGTCGAAAACCTCTCGCGCCAGTTACGTTTCTGGATGGTACTCGAACCATTGGTGGCTGAAGTCAGTGACAACTCCCAGCTGATCTTTTTCGGCATCACGATACGCAATCCGGCGGAGATTCCAGCTTTGCAAGCGCTGCTTGAAAAGCACTCACAGGGGCGGATCCGACTGACCACCGCAACCGTTGATGATGAATCGACTGTCGGTTTGATCACCACGGACCAGGAGATGGAGGAACCTTTACGGAAATTACTCGCGTCAGAGCAGGTTCCCGAGCTGTCCCTGCCCGAAGAACTGGCCGAGCTCCCCTTTCGGGAGAAAATTTCCGCCCTGGACAACCTCTATCAGCAGGCCCGGCAGCGCTTGACCACCCTCACCGCCGAGACAGAAACCTTTGCGCGGCGCTGGCTGCCGATCTATCGGCAATCTCTCGACTGGCTCGATGAACGCATCGCCCTCTATCAATCGACCGCCAGCGCTTACGAGACCCGTCAATGTTTTCTGGTTCACGGCTGGATGCCATCGGAAGACGTTGCAATGCTCCAGCAGCACCTGACCGAACACTTTCACGGGGAAGTTGTGTTGACTGTCAAGGAGATGTGCCAGGAGGATCTTGATCGGGTTCCGGTGCTGTTGCGCAACCCTCTTTATTTTAAACCATTTGAACTCTTTGCCCGACTGTTGCCCTTGCCCAGGTACAGTTCCTATGATCCGACCCCTTTTCTCGGTCTCTTTTTTCCACTGCTGTTCGGCATGATCCTCGGCGATATCGGTTACGGTGCGCTGCTGGCGCTGCTCGCCGGGCTGCTGATTTACTCTTGTCCCACCCACCCCAACGTCGTTGACGGAGCGAAAATCCTCGGCGCTTCCGCCGCGTATACCCTGGTGTTCGGGCTGTTGTTCGGCGAGTTGTTCGGTGATCTCGGCGAACGGGTCTGGCATCTGCAACCGTTGTGGCTTGAACGCAGTCAGGCGATTGTGCCGATGATCGCCTTTTCGATTTCCGTCGGCGCCGCCCATATTCTGTTCGGGCTGGCGCTCGGCATCCACTACGACTGCAAACGTCATTTGCAACGCGAGGCGTTGGTGAAAAGCATCACTTTGCTGCTGATCATCCTTGGCGGGATCTGGTTGCTCGGTTTTCAGTTCCTCGACCTGGGCAAACTGATGGTGCCACTTTTAACCGCCATTCTGTTGCTCCTGCCGGCGCTGATTGTCGTTGGCGGTCTGCTGGCCCCCCTGGAGCTGCTGAAAAGCTTCGGCAACATCGTTTCCTACGTGCGTATCATGGCCATCGGCCTGTGTTCAGTGATGCTGGCACAAATCGCCAACCAGCTGGGCGGGATGAGCGGCAATGTTTTTGCCGGTATCCTGGTCGCCGGGGTCCTGCATTTTTTCAACCTGCTGCTCGGGGTCTTTGCTCCGACGGTACATGCCCTGCGTCTGCACTATGTCGAATTTTTCAGCAAGTTTCTGGATCTGGGGGGACAACAGTTCAAACCGCTGCACCGTAAAAACAGCGGTTCACATAAATAG
- a CDS encoding V-type ATP synthase subunit B, which produces MRLAEHCYRSIDAIRGPLVFVERVFEARIGETVTLVAPNGQRLEGEVLKIDTKQVLIQVFGETSGLDLEKTSVTFHDTVKRAPLSRHCLGRIFNGSFEPLDGAPMYIPERWEAVSGAPINPVARAYPREMIETGITAIDGLNSLIKGQKLPIFSSAGLPAQQLVAQILSQARLPGTGEFVVVFVALGLHFNEFNFFRNTLEQMPNRFVAFFNLAGEPVVERLLAPRLGLTVAEDLAFHHQMDVLVIISDMTNYCDALREISTSREELPGRRGYPGYMYSDLASLYERAGRLRDRPGSVTMLPVLTMPEDDITHPIPDLTGYITEGQIVLSREMHQKGIFPPIDVLPCLSRLMQHGIGANQTRADHRDIANQLYQNYAKGRELRKLATVVGTDGLLEEDRKFLHMADEFERRFVHQGEERRDILQTLDLGLELLNEYKRGTL; this is translated from the coding sequence ATGCGCCTGGCTGAGCACTGTTATCGTTCGATTGACGCCATTCGTGGGCCACTGGTTTTTGTCGAACGGGTTTTTGAAGCGCGAATCGGCGAAACCGTCACCCTGGTGGCTCCCAACGGTCAACGGCTGGAGGGAGAAGTATTGAAGATCGATACCAAACAGGTGCTGATTCAGGTCTTCGGTGAAACTTCCGGTCTTGATCTTGAAAAGACCAGCGTCACTTTCCATGACACCGTCAAACGCGCGCCACTCTCCCGCCACTGTCTCGGACGAATATTCAACGGATCGTTCGAGCCCCTCGATGGTGCGCCGATGTATATCCCGGAGCGTTGGGAGGCGGTTTCCGGTGCACCGATCAATCCGGTGGCGCGCGCTTATCCACGCGAGATGATTGAGACCGGGATTACGGCTATCGACGGCCTCAACAGCCTGATCAAAGGACAGAAACTGCCGATCTTCTCCTCTGCCGGACTCCCCGCCCAGCAACTGGTAGCGCAGATTCTCTCCCAGGCACGACTGCCGGGGACCGGCGAGTTTGTGGTGGTTTTTGTCGCCCTGGGGCTGCATTTCAACGAATTCAATTTTTTTCGCAACACCCTGGAACAGATGCCGAACCGGTTTGTCGCCTTCTTCAATCTGGCCGGGGAACCAGTCGTCGAGCGGCTGCTGGCACCGCGTTTGGGGCTGACCGTTGCCGAAGATCTGGCGTTTCATCATCAGATGGATGTGCTGGTCATTATCAGTGACATGACCAACTACTGCGATGCGCTGCGAGAAATCTCAACCTCACGTGAAGAGTTGCCGGGACGGCGCGGTTATCCCGGCTACATGTATTCCGACCTGGCGTCACTCTACGAGCGCGCCGGGCGGTTGCGTGACCGGCCAGGCTCAGTCACCATGCTCCCGGTCCTGACCATGCCCGAGGATGATATCACCCACCCGATCCCCGATCTGACCGGGTACATTACCGAAGGGCAGATCGTCCTGTCGCGCGAGATGCATCAAAAAGGGATATTCCCCCCGATCGACGTCCTCCCCTGCCTCTCACGGCTGATGCAACACGGCATTGGTGCCAACCAGACCCGCGCCGATCACCGCGACATCGCCAACCAGCTGTACCAGAATTACGCCAAGGGGCGGGAACTGCGCAAACTGGCTACCGTCGTCGGTACGGACGGACTGCTTGAAGAAGACCGGAAATTTCTGCACATGGCCGACGAGTTCGAGCGACGTTTTGTTCATCAGGGGGAAGAACGCCGCGACATCTTGCAAACCCTTGATCTGGGACTTGAGTTACTCAACGAATACAAACGGGGAACGCTATGA
- a CDS encoding helix-turn-helix domain-containing protein, with translation MNTTASDKTVLEEIGHRLSRLRIERGRTQASLAREAGVSKRTVERIEAGESTQSSTLVRVMRALDILDALYAAIPSSGPRPMNLLKLHGKERQRASSKTQKNPVDDNWQWGDEG, from the coding sequence ATGAACACTACTGCGAGCGACAAGACCGTATTGGAAGAAATCGGGCACAGGCTGAGCCGTCTTCGCATCGAACGTGGACGCACACAAGCCAGCCTGGCCAGGGAAGCAGGGGTCTCAAAGCGGACCGTCGAACGCATCGAAGCCGGAGAATCAACGCAGAGCTCGACGCTGGTTCGCGTTATGCGGGCGCTTGATATCCTCGACGCCCTCTATGCCGCCATCCCGAGTTCCGGCCCGCGTCCCATGAATCTGCTGAAACTGCACGGCAAAGAGCGTCAACGCGCATCATCAAAAACGCAAAAAAACCCTGTTGACGACAATTGGCAATGGGGGGATGAAGGATGA
- a CDS encoding V-type ATP synthase subunit A, which produces MKGVVTSISGATVTINLRGLRLYDRVYIGHARLSGEVVHLEKDHTTVQVFEDTHGLSIGEPAEGTQAPLTVTLGPGLLGGVFDGLQRPLPALQQKSGAFIRNCGTIPSLDLQRRWPFTPGKEVGAVLAAGDIFGVVIEGHIEHPLFARCAGKIEHIHSGPIRLNEPLVTLQGGEQLYGFQDWSVRRPRPGGEKCPAEVPLITGQRCIDFLFPMVKGAVAIIPGGFGTGKTVLEQSIAKFTDIDVVVYVGCGERGNEMAGLLSEFDELRDAAGQPLLERTIIIANTSNMPVAARESSIFTAVTMAEYYRDMGYDVLFLADSLSRWAEALREISAALEEIPGEDGYPTYLSSRLAGFIERSGVVKTATGKLGSLSMILAVSPPGADFSEPVTQACLRAAGAFYQLDTSLAHSRHFPAINWNHSYSLFSKECTAYFSREIDAQWPTLQHRCRDILQQESALREVVEVVGMEGLQDRDQLLMSAAERIRRDFLCQNSFTADAFSSPQQTAQRIAAIIADYDQAVKRLEQGDLLTDILQGENNAPG; this is translated from the coding sequence ATGAAAGGTGTGGTGACAAGCATTTCCGGAGCAACCGTCACGATCAATCTGCGCGGGTTGAGACTCTACGACCGGGTTTATATCGGTCACGCCCGGCTTTCCGGGGAAGTGGTTCATCTTGAAAAAGATCACACCACCGTGCAAGTCTTCGAGGACACCCATGGTCTCAGTATCGGCGAACCTGCGGAGGGGACACAAGCACCGTTAACGGTGACTCTCGGTCCGGGTTTGCTGGGCGGCGTTTTCGATGGCCTGCAACGCCCCTTGCCGGCATTACAGCAAAAAAGTGGTGCCTTCATCAGAAACTGCGGCACTATTCCGTCTCTCGACCTGCAACGTCGCTGGCCATTTACCCCCGGCAAAGAGGTGGGCGCAGTGCTGGCTGCCGGTGACATCTTCGGCGTTGTCATCGAGGGACATATCGAACACCCGCTCTTTGCCCGTTGCGCCGGTAAAATCGAACATATTCACAGCGGGCCGATCCGCCTGAACGAACCGCTGGTCACCTTGCAGGGGGGGGAGCAGCTGTACGGTTTTCAGGACTGGTCAGTGCGTCGACCGCGCCCCGGAGGGGAAAAATGTCCCGCCGAGGTGCCGTTGATCACCGGCCAGCGCTGCATCGATTTTCTCTTTCCGATGGTTAAAGGTGCGGTAGCTATTATTCCTGGCGGATTCGGCACCGGCAAGACCGTGCTTGAGCAGTCGATTGCCAAATTCACCGATATCGACGTGGTCGTCTATGTCGGTTGCGGCGAGCGAGGGAACGAAATGGCCGGTTTATTGAGTGAGTTTGATGAACTGCGCGACGCAGCCGGGCAGCCGCTACTGGAACGAACCATTATCATCGCCAACACCTCCAACATGCCGGTCGCCGCGCGGGAATCATCAATCTTCACTGCGGTGACGATGGCGGAATATTATCGTGACATGGGGTACGATGTCCTCTTTCTTGCCGACAGTTTGTCGCGCTGGGCCGAGGCTTTGCGTGAAATCTCCGCCGCACTGGAGGAGATCCCCGGCGAAGACGGTTACCCGACCTACCTCAGCTCGCGGCTGGCCGGATTTATCGAGCGCTCCGGGGTTGTCAAAACCGCTACCGGAAAACTCGGTTCGCTGAGCATGATCCTTGCGGTCTCCCCCCCCGGTGCCGATTTTTCCGAGCCGGTCACCCAGGCGTGCCTGCGCGCCGCCGGAGCTTTTTACCAGCTTGACACGTCACTCGCTCACAGTCGCCATTTTCCGGCGATCAACTGGAACCACAGTTATTCGTTGTTCAGTAAAGAATGCACCGCATATTTCAGCCGCGAGATTGACGCGCAGTGGCCAACGTTACAACACCGCTGCCGCGATATTCTGCAACAGGAAAGTGCCCTGCGCGAAGTGGTTGAGGTCGTCGGCATGGAAGGGTTGCAGGACCGGGATCAGTTGCTGATGTCCGCCGCCGAGCGCATCCGGCGCGACTTCCTCTGTCAGAACAGTTTCACCGCAGATGCATTTTCGTCGCCACAGCAAACAGCACAACGCATTGCCGCGATTATTGCCGACTACGATCAGGCTGTAAAACGGCTCGAACAGGGTGATCTGCTGACAGATATCCTTCAGGGAGAGAATAATGCGCCTGGCTGA